A window of the Dunckerocampus dactyliophorus isolate RoL2022-P2 chromosome 19, RoL_Ddac_1.1, whole genome shotgun sequence genome harbors these coding sequences:
- the agbl5 gene encoding cytosolic carboxypeptidase-like protein 5 isoform X1, whose translation MEVRFGSIVFSSKFDSGNLARVERVNKTTPSPIPDATTTAAVGGPASAPNIPDYEFNVWTQPDCAGTEHENGNRSWFHFSVQGVAAGKLLKVNVMNMNNQRKLYSQGMAPLVRTVPGKNRWERVRDRPTTEIVRNQFILSFTHRLPDVRGATTFFSFCFPFSYTECQEMMQRLDKSYQNGAELSPGSPPGTVYYHRELLCRSLDGNRVDLLTVTNCGGMQDEREPRLPQLFPDADTPRPHRFADKKVFFLSSRVHPGETPSSFVFNGFLSFILRRDDPRAHALRNMFVFKLIPMLNPDGVVRGHYRTDSRGVNLNRQYLKPSPELHPSIYAAKTLLLYHHVHNSAHRTQSSSPHGQAPPSHTEAANQRQTPLPLTALEVSLNQRNTEKDASPAQPEVVMATEENGWGAAVEAAKEDLSSLSSSSETVSVPPPEGPAPAQPEEDEERESIPPKEGGVAYYVDLHGHASKRGCFMYGNNLPDESQQVENMLYPRLIAINSPHFDFVGCNFSEKNMYARDKRDGQSKEGSGRVAVHKAIGLLHSYTLECNYNTGKALNTIPAACHDNGRATPPPMPAFPPKYTPEIFEQVGRAVAISALDMAECNPWPRLVLSEHSCLGNLRAWVLKHVRSTATQTANHHGKASPPKIFHNGLSGLAAEGSFCRVRCNSQSSGSLTPSPKMHNSPSFTFGCPPPMVNTQNHGVRGGHKSLGSVRDTKPPEKWRPPQQRTVLRSPGNSHVPTRAPPPPSSPPSSFSSSSSSSSVCAAGSCPLPSSISMAGLGCADFQAGALTTAARSKAPFTARPGRGGRGCRNPNLHPGHRATATLQDCGPQHILASLKFSKCELPPHVGRASNRKAVSSESAAARHSKTRPNLILQADERAKPQACKALKRTTARAHVVK comes from the exons ATGGAGGTCCGCTTTGGCAGCATCGTCTTCAGCTCCAAGTTTGACTCGGGGAACCTGGCCCGTGTGGAGAGGGTGAACAAGACCACCCCCAGCCCTATTCCTGATGCCACCACCACAGCTGCTGTAGGGGGGCCCGCATCAGCGCCAAACATCCCCGATTATGAGTTCAATGTTTGGACGCAGCCGGACTGTGCTGGCACGGAGCATGAGAACGGCAACAG gTCCTGGTTTCACTTTAGCGTGCAGGGTGTAGCAGCTGGCAAGCTGCTAAAGGTCAACGTGATGAACATGAACAACCAGAGGAAGCTCTACAGTCAAGGCATGGCGCCTCTCGTACGCACCGTACCTGGCAAGAACAGGTGGGAGAGGGTCCGCGACAGGCCGACGACTGAG ATTGTACGGAACCAGTTCATACTGTCCTTCACTCACCGGCTGCCGGATGTGCGAGGTGCCACcaccttcttctccttctgcttCCCCTTCTCGTACACAGAGTGCCAGGAGATGATGCAGCGTTTGGACAAGAGCTACCAAAACGGCGCTGAGCTCAGCCCCGGCAG CCCCCCTGGCACTGTGTACTATCACAGAGAGTTGCTGTGCCGCTCTCTGGACGGCAACAGGGTGGACCTGCTCACTGTGACCAACTGCGGAGGGATGCAGGACGAGCGGGAACCTCGTCTGCCTCAGCTGTTTCCGGACGCCGACACCCCGCGGCCACATCGCTTCGCTGACAAAAAA GTGTTCTTCCTCAGCAGCCGCGTGCACCCTGGCGAGACCCCGTCCTCGTTTGTCTTCAACGGCTTCCTCAGCTTCATCCTGAGGAGAGACGACCCACGAGCCCACGCGCTCCGTAACATGTTTGTCTTCAAGCTCATCCCCATGCTCAACCCCGACGGCGTCGTCAGAGGACACTACAG GACGGACTCTCGGGGCGTGAACCTGAACAGACAGTACTTGAAGCCCAGCCCTGAGCTGCACCCGTCCATCTATGCGGCCAAAACGCTGCTGCTGTACCATCACGTGCACAACAGTGCACACAGGACACAGTCCAGCAGCCCCCACGGCCAGGCCCCGCCCAGCCACACCGAGGCTGCCAACCAGCGCCagacccccctccccctcaccGCCCTGGAAGTCAGCCTGAACCAGCGCAACACGGAGAAGGACGCGAGCCCGGCGCAGCCCGAGGTCGTAATGGCCACGGAAGAAAACGGTTGGGGGGCCGCAGTCGAGGCGGCGAAGGAGGACCTTAGCAGCTTGTCCAGCTCCTCTGAAACGGTCTCCGTGCCGCCACCGGAGGGACCGGCGCCAGCGCAGccagaggaggacgaggagcgGGAGTCCATTCCGCCAAAGGAGGGGGGCGTGGCCTACTATGTGGACTTGCACGGCCACGCCTCCAAGCGGGGTTGCTTCATGTATGGAAACAATCTTCCCGACGAGAGCCAGCAG GTGGAGAACATGCTGTACCCAAGGTTGATTGCCATCAACTCACCACACTTTGACTTTGTGGGGTGCAACTTTTCTGAGAAAAACATGTACGCGCGGGACAAGCGTGACGGTCAGTCGAAAGAAGGCAGCGGGCGGGTGGCCGTCCACAAAGCCATCGGGCTTCTTCACAG CTACACTTTAGAATGCAACTACAACACCGGGAAAGCTCTGAACACCATCCCTGCAGCTTGCCATGACAACGGGAGGGCCACGCCCCCTCCCATGCCCGCCTTCCCACCCAAGTACACGCCAGAAATATTCGAACAG GTGGGGCGCGCCGTGGCGATCTCGGCGCTGGACATGGCCGAGTGCAACCCGTGGCCGCGTCTGGTCCTGTCTGAGCACAGCTGCCTCGGGAACCTGCGGGCGTGGGTCCTCAAGCACGTCCGCAGCACCGCCACCCAGACCGCCAACCACCACGGCAAGGCGTCGCCGCCCAAGATCTTCCACAA CGGTCTGAGCGGTTTGGCCGCCGAGGGCTCCTTCTGTCGCGTTCGCTGCAACAGCCAGAGCAGCGGCAGCCTGACACCCTCCCCAAAGATGCACAACTCGCCCAGCTTCACTTTCGGGTGCCCCCCACCCATGGTGAACACGCAGAACCACGGCGTGCGTGGCGGCCACAAGTCCCTCGGGTCCGTGCGGG ACACTAAACCTCCGGAGAAGTGGCGCCCGCCTCAGCAGCGTACCGTCCTGCGTTCACCCGGCAACAGCCATGTGCCCACCCGCGCTCCTCCTCCGCCCTCCTCAcccccctcctccttctcctcttcctcctcctcctcgtcagtGTGTGCAGCAGGCTCCTGTCCTCTCCCGTCCTCCATCAGTATGGCAG GCCTCGGCTGTGCAGACTTTCAGGCGGGCGCGCTCACTACGGCGGCTCGGTCCAAAGCGCCTTTCACCGCCCGCCCCGGCCGAGGAGGGCGAGGGTGCCGAAATCCTAACCTCCACCCGGGCCATCGCGCCACAGCG ACTCTGCAAGACTGTGGGCCCCAGCACATCCTGGCCTCCCTCAAATTTAGCAA GTGTGAGCTGCCGCCGCACGTGGGCCGCGCCTCCAACAGGAAGGCGGTGTCATCTGAAAGTGCCGCCGCACGTCACAGCAAGACCCGCCCTAATTTAATCCTTCAAG CTGACGAGCGAGCCAAGCCGCAGGCCTGCAAAGCCCTCAAGAGGACCACCGCCCGAGCCCATGTTGTAAAATAG
- the ost4 gene encoding dolichyl-diphosphooligosaccharide--protein glycosyltransferase subunit 4 has product MVTDVQLAIFANMLGVSLFLLVVLYHYVAVNNPKKQD; this is encoded by the coding sequence ATGGTGACCGACGTACAGCTGGCCATCTTTGCCAACATGCTCGGCGTGTCGCTGTTCCTGCTGGTTGTCTTGTACCACTACGTGGCCGTCAACAACCCCAAGAAGCAGGACTAG
- the agbl5 gene encoding cytosolic carboxypeptidase-like protein 5 isoform X3 yields MEVRFGSIVFSSKFDSGNLARVERVNKTTPSPIPDATTTAAVGGPASAPNIPDYEFNVWTQPDCAGTEHENGNRSWFHFSVQGVAAGKLLKVNVMNMNNQRKLYSQGMAPLVRTVPGKNRWERVRDRPTTEIVRNQFILSFTHRLPDVRGATTFFSFCFPFSYTECQEMMQRLDKSYQNGAELSPGSPPGTVYYHRELLCRSLDGNRVDLLTVTNCGGMQDEREPRLPQLFPDADTPRPHRFADKKVFFLSSRVHPGETPSSFVFNGFLSFILRRDDPRAHALRNMFVFKLIPMLNPDGVVRGHYRTDSRGVNLNRQYLKPSPELHPSIYAAKTLLLYHHVHNSAHRTQSSSPHGQAPPSHTEAANQRQTPLPLTALEVSLNQRNTEKDASPAQPEVVMATEENGWGAAVEAAKEDLSSLSSSSETVSVPPPEGPAPAQPEEDEERESIPPKEGGVAYYVDLHGHASKRGCFMYGNNLPDESQQVENMLYPRLIAINSPHFDFVGCNFSEKNMYARDKRDGQSKEGSGRVAVHKAIGLLHSYTLECNYNTGKALNTIPAACHDNGRATPPPMPAFPPKYTPEIFEQVGRAVAISALDMAECNPWPRLVLSEHSCLGNLRAWVLKHVRSTATQTANHHGKASPPKIFHNGLSGLAAEGSFCRVRCNSQSSGSLTPSPKMHNSPSFTFGCPPPMVNTQNHGVRGGHKSLGSVRDTKPPEKWRPPQQRTVLRSPGNSHVPTRAPPPPSSPPSSFSSSSSSSSVCAAGSCPLPSSISMAGVYSLQTPSLSALLPSLQALPCPGLLPKFSPQLLQGAPLPAANTSAGEKRD; encoded by the exons ATGGAGGTCCGCTTTGGCAGCATCGTCTTCAGCTCCAAGTTTGACTCGGGGAACCTGGCCCGTGTGGAGAGGGTGAACAAGACCACCCCCAGCCCTATTCCTGATGCCACCACCACAGCTGCTGTAGGGGGGCCCGCATCAGCGCCAAACATCCCCGATTATGAGTTCAATGTTTGGACGCAGCCGGACTGTGCTGGCACGGAGCATGAGAACGGCAACAG gTCCTGGTTTCACTTTAGCGTGCAGGGTGTAGCAGCTGGCAAGCTGCTAAAGGTCAACGTGATGAACATGAACAACCAGAGGAAGCTCTACAGTCAAGGCATGGCGCCTCTCGTACGCACCGTACCTGGCAAGAACAGGTGGGAGAGGGTCCGCGACAGGCCGACGACTGAG ATTGTACGGAACCAGTTCATACTGTCCTTCACTCACCGGCTGCCGGATGTGCGAGGTGCCACcaccttcttctccttctgcttCCCCTTCTCGTACACAGAGTGCCAGGAGATGATGCAGCGTTTGGACAAGAGCTACCAAAACGGCGCTGAGCTCAGCCCCGGCAG CCCCCCTGGCACTGTGTACTATCACAGAGAGTTGCTGTGCCGCTCTCTGGACGGCAACAGGGTGGACCTGCTCACTGTGACCAACTGCGGAGGGATGCAGGACGAGCGGGAACCTCGTCTGCCTCAGCTGTTTCCGGACGCCGACACCCCGCGGCCACATCGCTTCGCTGACAAAAAA GTGTTCTTCCTCAGCAGCCGCGTGCACCCTGGCGAGACCCCGTCCTCGTTTGTCTTCAACGGCTTCCTCAGCTTCATCCTGAGGAGAGACGACCCACGAGCCCACGCGCTCCGTAACATGTTTGTCTTCAAGCTCATCCCCATGCTCAACCCCGACGGCGTCGTCAGAGGACACTACAG GACGGACTCTCGGGGCGTGAACCTGAACAGACAGTACTTGAAGCCCAGCCCTGAGCTGCACCCGTCCATCTATGCGGCCAAAACGCTGCTGCTGTACCATCACGTGCACAACAGTGCACACAGGACACAGTCCAGCAGCCCCCACGGCCAGGCCCCGCCCAGCCACACCGAGGCTGCCAACCAGCGCCagacccccctccccctcaccGCCCTGGAAGTCAGCCTGAACCAGCGCAACACGGAGAAGGACGCGAGCCCGGCGCAGCCCGAGGTCGTAATGGCCACGGAAGAAAACGGTTGGGGGGCCGCAGTCGAGGCGGCGAAGGAGGACCTTAGCAGCTTGTCCAGCTCCTCTGAAACGGTCTCCGTGCCGCCACCGGAGGGACCGGCGCCAGCGCAGccagaggaggacgaggagcgGGAGTCCATTCCGCCAAAGGAGGGGGGCGTGGCCTACTATGTGGACTTGCACGGCCACGCCTCCAAGCGGGGTTGCTTCATGTATGGAAACAATCTTCCCGACGAGAGCCAGCAG GTGGAGAACATGCTGTACCCAAGGTTGATTGCCATCAACTCACCACACTTTGACTTTGTGGGGTGCAACTTTTCTGAGAAAAACATGTACGCGCGGGACAAGCGTGACGGTCAGTCGAAAGAAGGCAGCGGGCGGGTGGCCGTCCACAAAGCCATCGGGCTTCTTCACAG CTACACTTTAGAATGCAACTACAACACCGGGAAAGCTCTGAACACCATCCCTGCAGCTTGCCATGACAACGGGAGGGCCACGCCCCCTCCCATGCCCGCCTTCCCACCCAAGTACACGCCAGAAATATTCGAACAG GTGGGGCGCGCCGTGGCGATCTCGGCGCTGGACATGGCCGAGTGCAACCCGTGGCCGCGTCTGGTCCTGTCTGAGCACAGCTGCCTCGGGAACCTGCGGGCGTGGGTCCTCAAGCACGTCCGCAGCACCGCCACCCAGACCGCCAACCACCACGGCAAGGCGTCGCCGCCCAAGATCTTCCACAA CGGTCTGAGCGGTTTGGCCGCCGAGGGCTCCTTCTGTCGCGTTCGCTGCAACAGCCAGAGCAGCGGCAGCCTGACACCCTCCCCAAAGATGCACAACTCGCCCAGCTTCACTTTCGGGTGCCCCCCACCCATGGTGAACACGCAGAACCACGGCGTGCGTGGCGGCCACAAGTCCCTCGGGTCCGTGCGGG ACACTAAACCTCCGGAGAAGTGGCGCCCGCCTCAGCAGCGTACCGTCCTGCGTTCACCCGGCAACAGCCATGTGCCCACCCGCGCTCCTCCTCCGCCCTCCTCAcccccctcctccttctcctcttcctcctcctcctcgtcagtGTGTGCAGCAGGCTCCTGTCCTCTCCCGTCCTCCATCAGTATGGCAGGTGTGTACTCCCTCCAGACCCCCAGCCTGTCCGCCCTCCTCCCCTCCCTACAGGCCCTCCCCTGCCCAGGGCTGCTGCCCAAGTTCAGCCCACAGCTCCTCCAGGGGGCGCCGCTGCCAGCTGCCAACACCTCTGCTGGGGAGAAGCGGGACTAA
- the agbl5 gene encoding cytosolic carboxypeptidase-like protein 5 isoform X2, with product MEVRFGSIVFSSKFDSGNLARVERVNKTTPSPIPDATTTAAVGGPASAPNIPDYEFNVWTQPDCAGTEHENGNRSWFHFSVQGVAAGKLLKVNVMNMNNQRKLYSQGMAPLVRTVPGKNRWERVRDRPTTEIVRNQFILSFTHRLPDVRGATTFFSFCFPFSYTECQEMMQRLDKSYQNGAELSPGSPPGTVYYHRELLCRSLDGNRVDLLTVTNCGGMQDEREPRLPQLFPDADTPRPHRFADKKVFFLSSRVHPGETPSSFVFNGFLSFILRRDDPRAHALRNMFVFKLIPMLNPDGVVRGHYRTDSRGVNLNRQYLKPSPELHPSIYAAKTLLLYHHVHNSAHRTQSSSPHGQAPPSHTEAANQRQTPLPLTALEVSLNQRNTEKDASPAQPEVVMATEENGWGAAVEAAKEDLSSLSSSSETVSVPPPEGPAPAQPEEDEERESIPPKEGGVAYYVDLHGHASKRGCFMYGNNLPDESQQVENMLYPRLIAINSPHFDFVGCNFSEKNMYARDKRDGQSKEGSGRVAVHKAIGLLHSYTLECNYNTGKALNTIPAACHDNGRATPPPMPAFPPKYTPEIFEQVGRAVAISALDMAECNPWPRLVLSEHSCLGNLRAWVLKHVRSTATQTANHHGKASPPKIFHNGLSGLAAEGSFCRVRCNSQSSGSLTPSPKMHNSPSFTFGCPPPMVNTQNHGVRGGHKSLGSVRGLGCADFQAGALTTAARSKAPFTARPGRGGRGCRNPNLHPGHRATATLQDCGPQHILASLKFSKCELPPHVGRASNRKAVSSESAAARHSKTRPNLILQADERAKPQACKALKRTTARAHVVK from the exons ATGGAGGTCCGCTTTGGCAGCATCGTCTTCAGCTCCAAGTTTGACTCGGGGAACCTGGCCCGTGTGGAGAGGGTGAACAAGACCACCCCCAGCCCTATTCCTGATGCCACCACCACAGCTGCTGTAGGGGGGCCCGCATCAGCGCCAAACATCCCCGATTATGAGTTCAATGTTTGGACGCAGCCGGACTGTGCTGGCACGGAGCATGAGAACGGCAACAG gTCCTGGTTTCACTTTAGCGTGCAGGGTGTAGCAGCTGGCAAGCTGCTAAAGGTCAACGTGATGAACATGAACAACCAGAGGAAGCTCTACAGTCAAGGCATGGCGCCTCTCGTACGCACCGTACCTGGCAAGAACAGGTGGGAGAGGGTCCGCGACAGGCCGACGACTGAG ATTGTACGGAACCAGTTCATACTGTCCTTCACTCACCGGCTGCCGGATGTGCGAGGTGCCACcaccttcttctccttctgcttCCCCTTCTCGTACACAGAGTGCCAGGAGATGATGCAGCGTTTGGACAAGAGCTACCAAAACGGCGCTGAGCTCAGCCCCGGCAG CCCCCCTGGCACTGTGTACTATCACAGAGAGTTGCTGTGCCGCTCTCTGGACGGCAACAGGGTGGACCTGCTCACTGTGACCAACTGCGGAGGGATGCAGGACGAGCGGGAACCTCGTCTGCCTCAGCTGTTTCCGGACGCCGACACCCCGCGGCCACATCGCTTCGCTGACAAAAAA GTGTTCTTCCTCAGCAGCCGCGTGCACCCTGGCGAGACCCCGTCCTCGTTTGTCTTCAACGGCTTCCTCAGCTTCATCCTGAGGAGAGACGACCCACGAGCCCACGCGCTCCGTAACATGTTTGTCTTCAAGCTCATCCCCATGCTCAACCCCGACGGCGTCGTCAGAGGACACTACAG GACGGACTCTCGGGGCGTGAACCTGAACAGACAGTACTTGAAGCCCAGCCCTGAGCTGCACCCGTCCATCTATGCGGCCAAAACGCTGCTGCTGTACCATCACGTGCACAACAGTGCACACAGGACACAGTCCAGCAGCCCCCACGGCCAGGCCCCGCCCAGCCACACCGAGGCTGCCAACCAGCGCCagacccccctccccctcaccGCCCTGGAAGTCAGCCTGAACCAGCGCAACACGGAGAAGGACGCGAGCCCGGCGCAGCCCGAGGTCGTAATGGCCACGGAAGAAAACGGTTGGGGGGCCGCAGTCGAGGCGGCGAAGGAGGACCTTAGCAGCTTGTCCAGCTCCTCTGAAACGGTCTCCGTGCCGCCACCGGAGGGACCGGCGCCAGCGCAGccagaggaggacgaggagcgGGAGTCCATTCCGCCAAAGGAGGGGGGCGTGGCCTACTATGTGGACTTGCACGGCCACGCCTCCAAGCGGGGTTGCTTCATGTATGGAAACAATCTTCCCGACGAGAGCCAGCAG GTGGAGAACATGCTGTACCCAAGGTTGATTGCCATCAACTCACCACACTTTGACTTTGTGGGGTGCAACTTTTCTGAGAAAAACATGTACGCGCGGGACAAGCGTGACGGTCAGTCGAAAGAAGGCAGCGGGCGGGTGGCCGTCCACAAAGCCATCGGGCTTCTTCACAG CTACACTTTAGAATGCAACTACAACACCGGGAAAGCTCTGAACACCATCCCTGCAGCTTGCCATGACAACGGGAGGGCCACGCCCCCTCCCATGCCCGCCTTCCCACCCAAGTACACGCCAGAAATATTCGAACAG GTGGGGCGCGCCGTGGCGATCTCGGCGCTGGACATGGCCGAGTGCAACCCGTGGCCGCGTCTGGTCCTGTCTGAGCACAGCTGCCTCGGGAACCTGCGGGCGTGGGTCCTCAAGCACGTCCGCAGCACCGCCACCCAGACCGCCAACCACCACGGCAAGGCGTCGCCGCCCAAGATCTTCCACAA CGGTCTGAGCGGTTTGGCCGCCGAGGGCTCCTTCTGTCGCGTTCGCTGCAACAGCCAGAGCAGCGGCAGCCTGACACCCTCCCCAAAGATGCACAACTCGCCCAGCTTCACTTTCGGGTGCCCCCCACCCATGGTGAACACGCAGAACCACGGCGTGCGTGGCGGCCACAAGTCCCTCGGGTCCGTGCGGG GCCTCGGCTGTGCAGACTTTCAGGCGGGCGCGCTCACTACGGCGGCTCGGTCCAAAGCGCCTTTCACCGCCCGCCCCGGCCGAGGAGGGCGAGGGTGCCGAAATCCTAACCTCCACCCGGGCCATCGCGCCACAGCG ACTCTGCAAGACTGTGGGCCCCAGCACATCCTGGCCTCCCTCAAATTTAGCAA GTGTGAGCTGCCGCCGCACGTGGGCCGCGCCTCCAACAGGAAGGCGGTGTCATCTGAAAGTGCCGCCGCACGTCACAGCAAGACCCGCCCTAATTTAATCCTTCAAG CTGACGAGCGAGCCAAGCCGCAGGCCTGCAAAGCCCTCAAGAGGACCACCGCCCGAGCCCATGTTGTAAAATAG